Sequence from the Prunus persica cultivar Lovell chromosome G5, Prunus_persica_NCBIv2, whole genome shotgun sequence genome:
GCTCTTTTGCTCTCAGCAGTGGCACAAATGTCCTCGTGCATATCAGATATTGAAGAGATTTCAGTCATTGGCCTGATGGACACCCGGCTCAGTTGTTGGTATGCCTCAAATGCCACAACAACGTTGTCCGAATTTGGTTGCTGGCTCTTATTCCAGAAGGGTAACCCATTTCTTCTCGCCTTGTGTACCATTAATATAGCTGATGACCTCTCAGAGAGCTCCTTGAGATGCATTGCATAGACACAAAGGCCTTCACGCTTCTTTGTACCTCGTGAAACCTCAAGCAGATTTATAATTGATGGAATGTTTCTCGCACTATGAAAACAGGCCAAGATCCTTAGTTGGGtgttcatatttttcctttcaattGTCTTATGCTTGTAAACAGCCATTCCAGCCTTTTTCGCTGGCTTATACACGGCAATGACAAGGGGCGTAGTGATAAAAGTAGTAAAGAGAGCCATTAGAACCATAATTGCAAAAGTCTGGTCATTCAAGACCTGCAAAATGTAAACAATTATTTGATATAATAAGTCAGCCCTGGTTGAAAAAGTAAGACAGATTATATCAGTAATATCAGAATTACTTATTTACCTTTCTATCTTTACCAATGTTGAGGACAATGAGTTCCACCAATCCTTTACTGTTCATTAGGAACCCCAAAGCTAAAGCCTCGCGGACAGGCAGTTTGCAGAAAAGAGACACCATAATAGTCCCAAAAATCTTCCCAAAGCAGGCAGTAAATAtgaccaaaaccaaaagaCCCCATGACTGAAGCCCCTGAATTGTGGCCACATTAGTCTTCAGTCCACTTGACACAAAGTACAACGGTAGAAAGAGACCAGATACAAGATCTTCTACTTTTTCCACAAGAGCACCTGCAAATGGCCCCTCCTTTGGAACAAGAACTCCAACCACAAAAGCACCAAACATGGCATGAATTCCAATTGTATCAGTAATTAACCCCGCAGCCAGAACAGCAGTTAGTGTAGCACACACGTAGATCTCGTCAACAGGTTCACCTTCGTGACATCGTTGAGCCATCCATTTAAATATTGGGGGAACAATGAGAATTGCACAAATAACAAACACACACCCAGACAAGAAGACCCATAATGAGACAAGAGGAGATTGGTTACTTCCAGATAGGGCAACAGCAAGAGCGAGTAGAATCCAGGCGGCCACATCATTAACTGCTGCAGCCGACATAGCCATTCTTCCAATGTCAGTGGTCAATAGTTTCAGCTCAGCCAGAATACGAGCTAAGACAGGGAAAGCAGTGATTGAAAGGGCCACACCCATGAATACAAGAAATGCGGTAGCATCTACCCCTTTGGCTATGGTTTCTCGGAGGACAAATGATGAACCGATTCCTAATGCAAATGGGAGGCTTATTCCTACAATGGCAATAGCAAGGGCTTTTTTCCCAGTCTGGCGGATGGATTTAGGATCTATCTCTAGTCCTGCAAGGAATAGAAAGAATAGGAGACCAAGGTTTGCTAAGGTGTCCAAAACTGTGATACTCTTCGGTGGAAATATTGCCTGGAGATAACTTTTGTTCCGTCCCAGAGCTGATGGCCCAAGTAGTATTCCTCCCTGCCAAAGCAGAAATCACAATTCACAATCAGCATGGTATTCTGTTTTCAGGTTCGGTTAAATTCTGAAAAATCAATTCTGTGGAACCATTAAACAACATTCTCCTGTCTGCCAAGTGAATTTCAATACAGCAGGGgactgaaaaacaaaatccaaaaggTTTCCTAAGGAAACATGCCTGCTTCCAATATCAATACCTAAAGAT
This genomic interval carries:
- the LOC18775727 gene encoding cation/H(+) antiporter 18; the encoded protein is MASNATAGHACPPPMKATSNGIFQGDDPLHFALPLAILQICVVVIVTRGLAYVLRPLRQPRVIAEIVGGILLGPSALGRNKSYLQAIFPPKSITVLDTLANLGLLFFLFLAGLEIDPKSIRQTGKKALAIAIVGISLPFALGIGSSFVLRETIAKGVDATAFLVFMGVALSITAFPVLARILAELKLLTTDIGRMAMSAAAVNDVAAWILLALAVALSGSNQSPLVSLWVFLSGCVFVICAILIVPPIFKWMAQRCHEGEPVDEIYVCATLTAVLAAGLITDTIGIHAMFGAFVVGVLVPKEGPFAGALVEKVEDLVSGLFLPLYFVSSGLKTNVATIQGLQSWGLLVLVIFTACFGKIFGTIMVSLFCKLPVREALALGFLMNSKGLVELIVLNIGKDRKVLNDQTFAIMVLMALFTTFITTPLVIAVYKPAKKAGMAVYKHKTIERKNMNTQLRILACFHSARNIPSIINLLEVSRGTKKREGLCVYAMHLKELSERSSAILMVHKARRNGLPFWNKSQQPNSDNVVVAFEAYQQLSRVSIRPMTEISSISDMHEDICATAESKRAAVVILPFHKHQRLDGTLETTRNDFRLVNQRVLQHAPCSVGILVDRGLGGATHVAASNVSYNITVLFFGGRDDSEALAYGARMAEHPGVSLMVIRFLVEPEVVGEISRINIDENGSTKVGSVDEEVLAEFKQKISKDNSITYEEKTVRNNAQTIAVIREVGRCNLFLVGRTPGGEVALAINRRSECPELGPLGSLLISPDFSTSASVLVVQQYNGQVSLNLASEIEEESPERDREST